The uncultured Cohaesibacter sp. genome segment AGCATCGCATAGGCCGCTTCCGGGATCATTGGCATATAGAGAATAACGCGATCACCCTTGGAAACGCCCAGCTCCTTATAGCCATTGGCCAGCTTGGAGACGCGTTCATGCAGCTGTTTGTAGGTGATATGCTCATCATCGGCTGGATCGTCGCCTTCCCAGATGATAGCGGTCTGATCCCCACGGCTTTCCAGATGGCGGTCAATGCAGTTGGCGGAGACGTTCAGTTCGCCATCTTCAAACCATTTGATCGAGACATTGTGGTAGTCATAGGACGTATTCTTGACCTTGGTGAAAGGTTTCATCCAGTCAACACGTTTGCCATGCTCCGCCCAGAAAGCTTCGGGATCAGAGACCGACTGATTATACATCGACAAGTAGGTGTCATTATCAATAAGGGCATTGGATGCCACATCCGCCGGCACCGGATATACATTGTCCGACATGAGTTCCTCCCAGAACAGGTCCTAATATGGGTTGCCGCGCCGTTACGCATAAATACGGCGGCGGCCTGACATTCGCGCCCATTATGCTCAGCGGAATGCACCCCGTCCACTGGCTCGATATTGCCCTTTGGTCGGTTGTTGGAGGGTTTTTTGGCAAAAATTGCGCTGAAAGCGCAGGGGCTTGCGACTTTGGACTAGTGCCGGGACCAGTGCTAGGCGGCTGGTTGGCCGGGGAGCATGAAAATCTCGTCTTGCCGCAGGGTCACTGCAACCGTAGTGAGAGACTGGCCGACACAAGGGCCGGACAGGCATTCCCCATCGGACAGGCGAAAGCGCGCCCCATGGGTGGAGCAAATGATGATGCTGGGGTCTTTCTTGTCGAGAAATTCGTGCGGGAAGGTTTCAAGCGGCGTCTGAATATGGGGGCAGACATTGTGGTAGGCACGCACCGTCCCGCTCTCGTCCCTGGCGACCATTAGGTCAAAGCGTTCGCCCTGATGGCTGATGATTGCGTTATAGGCGCCGGTTTTCTCCAAATCTTCGAGTTTGCATAGAAAAACCGGCGCGTTTGTTGTGCTTGGCATGGATGGCCTGTCGAATCACTCTCAAGGGAACGGATGGATGTCAGCAATGATACAGCGAATCGCACCGCCTGCCATTCTGATTGCCGGACCGATTGTGGTCCGATTGTCAGAGTGGAAAGCGGCAGGTTAGGCCTGAGCTAGCATCTTTAAGTGATTTCTTGAGGCGCAAAGGATGGACTCATTCAGCGGCCACGCCATTCTTTTCGGCGCGGCGGACCATGCCATAGAGGTCGCGCGGCTCGTCCGGATCAGCCAACATGTCGAGATCGTCGTAGAATTCGGTGCCCTGAATGGCGCTGTAGAGATAGCGCAGCGCCGAGAAATCCTCGATGGCGAAACCGACCGAATCAAACAAGGTGATCTGGTTATCCGAGGTGCGTCCGGTTTGCTCGCCGGCAATCACCTGCCACAATTCCTTGACCGGATGATTTTCTGCCAACTGCTGGATTTCGCCTTCGACGCGGGTTTGTGGCGGATATTCGACGAAAATGTCCGAACGCAACAGGATGTCCTTATGCAGCTCGGTCTTGCCGGGGCAGTCCCCGCCGATGGCGTTGATATGCTGACCGGAGCCGACCATATTGTCGGTCAGAATGGTGGCGCATTGCTTGTCTGCGGTGCAGGTGGTGATGATATGGGCTCCGTCGACGCATTCTTCGTGGCTGTTGGTGCGGATGATATTGAGGCCAGAATCACGCAGATTGAACACAGCCTTGTCGGTGGCCACCGGGTCGATATCAAACAGGCGGACAGTGTCGATGCCGCAGATGGATTTGAAGGCCAAAGCCTGAAATTCGCATTGGGCACCGTTGCCGATCATCGCCATGACCTTTGCATCTCTTGGGGCGAGATATTTGGCCGCGACTGCTGACATGGCTGCGGTCCGCAGGGCGGTCAGGATGGTCATTTCCGTCAGCAGGACTGGATAGCCGGTGCCGACATCGGCCAACAAGCCAAAGGCGGTGACCGTTTGCAGGCCGTCCTTGGTGTTTTTCGGGTGTCCATTGACATATTTGAAGCCATAGACCTCGCCATCCGAGGTTGGCATCAGCTCGATCACCCCTTCCTTGGAGTGGGAGGCGACACGCGGGGTCTTGTCAAAACTTTCCCAGCGTTTGAAATCGCTTTCGATCTGGGAGGCGATGCCGCCGATCATCTCTTCGATGCCGATCGATAGAATCAGCTTCATCATATTGTCGACGCTGACAAAGGGGACGAGGTTGAGGCTGTCTTTTTGCGGTGTTGTCATCTGGGCATCCTGCTTTCTGGCACAATGTGAGAGGGATCGGCTGCGACCAAGACGCGGCCTCTCGGTAACCGATTGCGCTTTGATGTTGAGAATAGCGGGCCTTATAATCAGACAAAATGGCAAAAGGCTTCAAATATCGTCAGACTTTTGATAGTTTCGTCAGATATTTTTATGCAAATTGACAAATACGGGGTGTGGTGAGTCATGACGACGCAATCGGCAAGGCATGTTTACGATCAGTTGGACAAGGATCTCATTTCACTTCTGCGCCATGATGGGCGGGCGCCTTTGTCCAAGCTTGCCGATATTCTCAAAGTGTCCCGCGGCACGGTGCAGAACCGCCTTGACCGGTTGCAGGCGTCCGGCGCTGTGATCGGCTTTACGGTGCGGGTGCGTGAAGATTATGAGTTGGACGGCATCCGGGCGGTGATGATGATCGAGGTGGTGGGTAAATCCACTTCACAGGTGATCAAACGCCTGCGCGGCATGCCGGAGCTTCAAACCCTGCATACCACCAACGGGTCGTGGGATCTGGTGGCGGAAATTCAGGCTGCGTCACTGGCCGATTTCGACCGGGTGCTGCGCGAGGTACGGCTGATTGAAGGGGTGCTGAACAGCGAAACAAGCATTTTGCTCAGCACCATCTGAGGTTTTTCTATTTTCTCAACCAAACCAGCCAAGAATCGCCCCTTGAGCGGCGAGATTGACCAGCCAGTGACCGCCATCAATCAGCATCAGGCGCAATGGCTTTTTCTGATAGGCATAATTGACGCTCAATGTGGTGGCGACAAAGCCAATCCAGATAAAGACGGCGGACATCAGTCCGCGACGCGGGGTTGGGTCTCCAACATGGACCAGAATGCCAAACAGCATGGTTGCCATGACAAGGTTGGCCAAGGCCGCGATGATGAAAGGCAGTGGGCTTTGCTTGCCGTCTGCGCCCTTGATGGTTTGGGGTGTCAGGCCCGCTGCCTTCATCCATGAATTGGCCAGCGCCATATACCAGACGGCTCCGATGGCATAGCCTGCCAGAGCTGAGAGCAAAACGGCGATCCAATTGACTTCATCCAATGGCATTGTCTTCTCCCCGCCTTTGTTTTGGACTGTTTGTCTTTTTTGGTTTGTATCAGAAGATACGGGAAATTGGCTATCTAATCTGAACTGATTTATTGCAATGTCAAAAGGCTCAACCGAATGTGATTGGCACTTGAAAGGCACAATGTCTTACTTTCAGGTCATGAACCTAATTCTATTCGCTGAACATGGCATGACGCCGACTTTCTTCAACGCCGGGTGGTTACGATGATCCTGTCTCGACGCGCACTGTTGCGCCTTGTTCCCGCTGCGCTCTTGCTTTGTGCCGGATTGCATTGGGCAAGCCCAACCATGGCTGCCACCGCATCGAGCCCCGTGGTGGTTGAATTGTTCACGTCTCAAGGCTGCTCGTCCTGTCCACCAGCGGATAAGCTGCTGGGGGAATTGTCGACCAATCCAAATGTAATCGCCCTGACGCAGGCCGTTGACTATTGGGATTATCTCGGCTGGAAAGATGAAAATGCCCGCAAATCCCACACGGAACGGCAGCAAAATTATGCCCGGGTGCGTGGGGATCGCCGCATCTATACCCCGCAAATGGTGATCAATGGCCGAACCCATGTGGTTGGCTCACGACGGGGGGAAGTCAAACGCGGCTTGGCGCAAAGTGCGCATGCTTTGAAAGTTGGTATCGAAACCGAAATGACTTCTGGTGCTCTGAAGATTTCCGTTGCCGGATCCAAGAGCATTGATGCAAGGGAGCGTAACAGCACGCTTTATCTGGTGCCGTTCAAGAGGTCGGTGTCGGTGGCGATCAAACGCGGGGAGAATCGGGGCCGGACGGTTACCTACCACAATGTGGTGTCCGAGATGCGGCCGATTGGCATGTGGCACGGGGAGGCGGTTGATGTCGAACTGCCGCTGGCGGAAATGCAACGGCATGGCTTTGATGGCTGCGCGGTGTTGCTTCAGGCGGATCTGAAAGGATTGCCCGGACCAATCCATGGCGCAGCCATGGTGTCATTCTGACATGTGATGCAGTCAGCTATTCAAGCGCTTCTTGACCAATTTCCAACCAGTCACCATCGGGGTAACGAGATTTTCGTGTTTCCAGATCTTGTAGAACAGGATCGCTGCCAGATGCAAAACCACGATGATCATTACGGCCTTTGACAGGATATGGTGCAGACGGTTGGCCAGCGTTGCCATGTCATAGCCGACATAGGAGGCAAGCGGGCCGACATTCACATAGTCATCGGGATCCGACATCAGGCCGGTTGCTGCCTGCGCAATCAGGATCGCCAATAGGGCAAAGGCGGCGAAAGCGCCGAGCGGATTGTGTCCGGGCCAATAGCTTGGTTGACGCTTGAACATGCCTGACAGATAGGTGATCACGGTTTTAGGGCCATAGATGAAATGGCTGAATCGAGCTGTTTTCGGGCCAACAAAGCCCCAAATCAGGCGAAAGGCCAGCAGGCCACAGACTGTGTAACCGGCATAGAAATGCAGGGTCATGATATCGGGGCCGAATTCTCCCAATCCCCATGCTGCCGCCACGGCGATGACGAGGGCCCAATGGAAGAGCCGCAGGGCAGGGTCCCAGATTTTGACGCGCTCTACATTGGCTGGGATTTCACTGTTTGAATGATTGTCGCTCATGCTGTTCCTCTAATGTCAGAACAAGACTGATCGGTGACGCGAATGACAAAGACCGGGGCGAATGCCCCGGTCTCTGGTTTGGATGGAGAATCCTATTTGTCGCGGAAATCGTCGTGACAGGCTTTGCAAGTGCCGCCGGTCTGACCCAGCGCCTTGCCAAGCTCGGCGCGGCCCTTGCCAGCTTCTGTTTGCAACATGGCAACGGCTTCAGCAAGGGCACCGGCTTTCTTGCCAAATTCAGGGAAATTGTCCCAGATTTCTTTCTTGGCGCGGGTTTTGTCCGGCATAGCGGTGGAATCGGTGCCCGGAACGAACAGGAAGCCTATATTTCCTTTCGTCATATAGAACAGATTGTCGGCATGCATCTGGGCCTTCTTGGCGTCATACTCGACTTGGCCTTTGGCCATGGCAGCCAGAGCGCCCATATTGGCTCCCAGCAATTTGAAATGACCCTGACGGGCTTCGATGGCTTTGTCGTTGGCCAGGGCAGGAACAGCAAGGAGGGAAGCAGCAATGGCTGCAAGGGCAAGTGTGCGCATAGTTTGGTCCTCTTGGTCGTTGGTTATGCATTGGTTCGAAAATTAAAAAGTGAACAGCGACGGTATTATCAGCATCATTTCGAAAATTTGGATGCCTTTACAGGGCCTCATCAATAAACTTTCCGTGATATCGGCCGCTGATTACGGAGAGCATGGGTGATCTTGTAGTAGATAATTTGCGTTAGTATGAATATAACCTGTTTGCCACGCGAGAAAAGCCTTTGTCAGTCTGTGATGCCAATTGTCGCGGACTTTTGAGCGAATGATCAAGCCTTGCTCTTGCTTTGTTCGCGGGTCATCGGGATGTGGATTAACTCTGATCGCAAAAAAGGCCCACTGGCAGGGAAACCAGCGGGTCTTTGTAC includes the following:
- a CDS encoding DUF1761 domain-containing protein is translated as MPLDEVNWIAVLLSALAGYAIGAVWYMALANSWMKAAGLTPQTIKGADGKQSPLPFIIAALANLVMATMLFGILVHVGDPTPRRGLMSAVFIWIGFVATTLSVNYAYQKKPLRLMLIDGGHWLVNLAAQGAILGWFG
- a CDS encoding Rieske 2Fe-2S domain-containing protein translates to MPSTTNAPVFLCKLEDLEKTGAYNAIISHQGERFDLMVARDESGTVRAYHNVCPHIQTPLETFPHEFLDKKDPSIIICSTHGARFRLSDGECLSGPCVGQSLTTVAVTLRQDEIFMLPGQPAA
- a CDS encoding cytochrome c, producing MRTLALAAIAASLLAVPALANDKAIEARQGHFKLLGANMGALAAMAKGQVEYDAKKAQMHADNLFYMTKGNIGFLFVPGTDSTAMPDKTRAKKEIWDNFPEFGKKAGALAEAVAMLQTEAGKGRAELGKALGQTGGTCKACHDDFRDK
- a CDS encoding DUF1223 domain-containing protein yields the protein MILSRRALLRLVPAALLLCAGLHWASPTMAATASSPVVVELFTSQGCSSCPPADKLLGELSTNPNVIALTQAVDYWDYLGWKDENARKSHTERQQNYARVRGDRRIYTPQMVINGRTHVVGSRRGEVKRGLAQSAHALKVGIETEMTSGALKISVAGSKSIDARERNSTLYLVPFKRSVSVAIKRGENRGRTVTYHNVVSEMRPIGMWHGEAVDVELPLAEMQRHGFDGCAVLLQADLKGLPGPIHGAAMVSF
- a CDS encoding cytochrome b/b6 domain-containing protein; translation: MSDNHSNSEIPANVERVKIWDPALRLFHWALVIAVAAAWGLGEFGPDIMTLHFYAGYTVCGLLAFRLIWGFVGPKTARFSHFIYGPKTVITYLSGMFKRQPSYWPGHNPLGAFAAFALLAILIAQAATGLMSDPDDYVNVGPLASYVGYDMATLANRLHHILSKAVMIIVVLHLAAILFYKIWKHENLVTPMVTGWKLVKKRLNS
- a CDS encoding Lrp/AsnC family transcriptional regulator — protein: MTTQSARHVYDQLDKDLISLLRHDGRAPLSKLADILKVSRGTVQNRLDRLQASGAVIGFTVRVREDYELDGIRAVMMIEVVGKSTSQVIKRLRGMPELQTLHTTNGSWDLVAEIQAASLADFDRVLREVRLIEGVLNSETSILLSTI
- a CDS encoding ornithine cyclodeaminase, producing the protein MTTPQKDSLNLVPFVSVDNMMKLILSIGIEEMIGGIASQIESDFKRWESFDKTPRVASHSKEGVIELMPTSDGEVYGFKYVNGHPKNTKDGLQTVTAFGLLADVGTGYPVLLTEMTILTALRTAAMSAVAAKYLAPRDAKVMAMIGNGAQCEFQALAFKSICGIDTVRLFDIDPVATDKAVFNLRDSGLNIIRTNSHEECVDGAHIITTCTADKQCATILTDNMVGSGQHINAIGGDCPGKTELHKDILLRSDIFVEYPPQTRVEGEIQQLAENHPVKELWQVIAGEQTGRTSDNQITLFDSVGFAIEDFSALRYLYSAIQGTEFYDDLDMLADPDEPRDLYGMVRRAEKNGVAAE